The Mixta hanseatica genome includes a region encoding these proteins:
- the rsmS gene encoding pleiotropic regulatory protein RsmS: protein MSLESASDEIKLAVDLIMLLEQNAIPPATVLAALEIVRRDFEKKQQRPTLS, encoded by the coding sequence ATGTCGCTGGAAAGCGCCTCTGATGAAATTAAACTGGCGGTAGATCTGATTATGCTGCTGGAGCAAAACGCCATTCCGCCAGCAACCGTGCTGGCGGCGCTGGAAATCGTGCGCCGCGATTTTGAAAAAAAACAGCAGAGGCCAACGCTTAGCTGA
- a CDS encoding GlsB/YeaQ/YmgE family stress response membrane protein, whose translation MGLLSWLVVGLLVGVAAGKLMPGRGSWLPTLILATIGALVGGYVSVYFNWGTLASLHPRALLLALAGALLLAAVSRVIRR comes from the coding sequence ATGGGACTGTTATCCTGGTTGGTTGTAGGGCTGTTGGTTGGCGTGGCGGCGGGCAAATTGATGCCGGGCCGCGGCAGCTGGCTGCCGACATTGATTTTAGCGACCATCGGCGCCCTGGTCGGCGGCTATGTTAGCGTGTATTTTAACTGGGGAACGCTGGCCAGCCTGCACCCGCGCGCGCTATTGCTGGCGCTGGCGGGCGCGTTACTGCTGGCGGCGGTATCGCGCGTTATACGACGTTAA
- a CDS encoding DUF454 family protein yields MQRIIFLIIGWLAIVLGTLGVVLPLLPTTPFILLAAWCFARSSPRFHQWLLYRSWFGVYIRHWQQHRALPPGVKLRAMLLIICTFAVSIWLVHLAWLRIMLLCMLAALLLFMWRMPVVAREKNDG; encoded by the coding sequence ATGCAGCGCATCATCTTTCTTATTATTGGCTGGTTGGCCATCGTGCTGGGCACGCTGGGCGTGGTATTGCCGCTGCTGCCGACCACGCCGTTTATTCTGCTGGCCGCCTGGTGCTTCGCCCGTTCTTCGCCGCGCTTTCATCAGTGGCTGCTGTATCGTTCCTGGTTCGGCGTCTATATCCGCCACTGGCAGCAGCATCGGGCGCTACCGCCTGGCGTAAAGCTACGCGCCATGCTGCTGATTATCTGCACCTTCGCCGTATCGATTTGGCTGGTGCATCTCGCCTGGCTGCGCATTATGCTGCTGTGTATGTTAGCGGCGCTGTTGCTGTTTATGTGGCGCATGCCGGTAGTGGCGCGGGAAAAAAATGACGGTTAA
- the apt gene encoding adenine phosphoribosyltransferase, with amino-acid sequence MTATAQQLEFLKDSIKSVPDYPKPGILFRDVTSLLEDPRAFATTIDLFIERFRDRGITKVVGTEARGFLFGAPVALGLGVGFVPVRKPGKLPRETFSETYDLEYGSDQLELHRDAIKPGDVVLVVDDLLATGGTIEATVKLIRRAGGEVKDAAFVINLFDLNGEARLNALGIDCYSLVAFPGH; translated from the coding sequence ATGACCGCGACTGCACAGCAGCTTGAATTTCTTAAAGACAGTATTAAAAGCGTTCCGGACTATCCGAAGCCGGGTATCCTGTTTCGTGATGTCACCAGTCTGCTGGAAGATCCGCGCGCTTTCGCCACCACCATTGATCTGTTCATTGAACGCTTTCGCGATCGGGGAATTACCAAGGTAGTCGGTACCGAGGCGCGTGGCTTCCTGTTTGGTGCGCCGGTAGCGCTGGGATTAGGCGTTGGCTTCGTGCCGGTGCGTAAGCCGGGCAAGCTGCCGCGCGAAACCTTTAGCGAAACCTACGATCTGGAATATGGCAGCGACCAGCTTGAGCTGCATCGCGATGCGATTAAGCCGGGTGATGTGGTGCTGGTGGTAGACGATCTGCTGGCCACCGGCGGCACCATCGAAGCGACCGTGAAACTGATCCGCCGCGCCGGCGGAGAAGTGAAAGACGCCGCCTTTGTGATCAATCTGTTCGATTTGAACGGCGAAGCCCGCCTGAACGCGCTGGGTATTGATTGCTACAGCCTGGTCGCCTTTCCTGGCCACTGA
- the dnaX gene encoding DNA polymerase III subunit gamma/tau, protein MSYQVLARKWRPQAFSDVVGQEHVLTALANGLSLGRIHHAYLFSGTRGVGKTTIARLLAKGLNCETGITATPCGVCDNCREIEQGRFVDLIEIDAASRTKVEDTRDLLDNVQYAPARGRFKVYLIDEVHMLSRHSFNALLKTLEEPPAHVKFLLATTDPQKLPVTILSRCLQFHLKALDVDQIRQQLEYVLGQEQIPAEPRALQLLARAADGSMRDALSLTDQAIASGEGEVHTDSVAAMLGTLDDDQPLALIEALTAADGQQTMALLQQAASRGVEWEALLVEMLRLLHRIAMIQLLPTALSEEYAAVEQRLRELARVVPPADVQLYYQTILMGRKELPLAPDRRMGVEMTLLRALAFHPQVEIAEPVTRPVMTPQPNVQTPPSAAASAFSAPQAPQAPPEMNAGAPETPLPDTTSQLLQARTQLLRQQGANKTKKNEPAALSARPAGSALERLAQVTERAARRPAAEPAAPVKKEAYRWKAQNSAVESETPQIATPKALRSALEHEKTPELAARLAEEALERDAWAAQIATLTLPKLVQQLALNAWKEETAQGICLHLRSSQRHLNSASAQQVLTEALSNASGKSVELTIIEDDNPAILTPLEWRQKIYEEKLTQARQAIIADSHIQTLRRFFDADLDEESIRPV, encoded by the coding sequence ATGAGTTATCAGGTCCTTGCCCGCAAGTGGCGTCCACAAGCGTTTTCCGATGTCGTTGGTCAGGAGCATGTATTGACTGCGCTGGCGAACGGTCTGTCGCTGGGACGAATCCACCACGCTTATCTTTTTTCCGGCACCCGAGGCGTCGGGAAAACCACCATTGCGCGTTTGCTGGCCAAAGGGCTCAATTGCGAAACCGGCATTACCGCTACGCCGTGCGGCGTTTGCGATAACTGTCGTGAAATCGAACAGGGCCGCTTTGTCGATCTGATCGAAATCGATGCCGCTTCGCGCACCAAAGTCGAAGATACTCGCGATCTGCTGGACAACGTGCAGTACGCGCCCGCACGTGGCCGCTTTAAAGTCTATCTGATCGATGAAGTGCATATGCTGTCGCGCCACAGCTTCAATGCCCTGCTGAAGACCCTTGAAGAGCCGCCGGCACACGTTAAATTCCTGCTGGCCACCACCGATCCGCAAAAACTGCCGGTGACCATTCTTTCCCGCTGCCTGCAATTTCACCTTAAAGCGCTGGATGTCGATCAAATTCGCCAGCAGCTGGAATATGTCCTGGGACAGGAGCAGATCCCGGCGGAGCCGCGGGCGCTACAGCTACTGGCGCGTGCCGCCGATGGCAGTATGCGCGATGCGCTGAGTCTGACCGATCAGGCGATCGCCAGCGGTGAGGGCGAGGTACACACCGACAGCGTCGCCGCGATGTTGGGGACGCTGGATGACGATCAGCCGCTGGCGTTGATTGAAGCCTTAACAGCCGCCGACGGTCAGCAAACTATGGCGCTGCTGCAGCAGGCGGCCAGTCGTGGCGTGGAGTGGGAGGCGCTGCTGGTTGAAATGCTGCGTCTGCTGCATCGCATCGCCATGATCCAACTGCTGCCCACCGCGCTAAGCGAAGAGTATGCGGCGGTAGAGCAACGGCTGCGCGAACTGGCGCGCGTGGTGCCGCCCGCCGATGTGCAACTTTATTACCAAACCATTTTGATGGGACGCAAAGAGCTGCCGCTGGCGCCCGATCGCCGCATGGGCGTCGAAATGACGCTGCTGCGCGCGCTGGCTTTTCACCCGCAGGTGGAGATCGCCGAACCGGTAACGCGGCCGGTGATGACGCCGCAGCCCAACGTGCAAACGCCGCCTTCCGCCGCCGCCTCGGCGTTTTCCGCCCCACAGGCGCCGCAAGCGCCGCCGGAAATGAATGCCGGCGCGCCGGAGACGCCGCTGCCTGACACCACCAGCCAGCTATTGCAGGCGCGTACTCAACTGTTGCGCCAGCAGGGAGCAAACAAAACAAAAAAGAATGAGCCGGCAGCGCTAAGTGCGCGGCCGGCAGGCTCGGCGCTGGAACGCCTTGCTCAGGTAACGGAACGCGCCGCCAGACGGCCGGCGGCAGAACCGGCGGCGCCGGTGAAAAAAGAGGCCTATCGCTGGAAGGCGCAAAATAGCGCGGTTGAAAGCGAAACGCCGCAGATCGCCACGCCAAAGGCGCTGCGTTCCGCGCTGGAGCATGAAAAAACGCCGGAGCTGGCCGCGAGGCTGGCTGAGGAAGCGCTGGAGCGCGACGCCTGGGCGGCGCAAATCGCCACCCTGACGCTGCCTAAACTGGTGCAGCAGCTGGCGCTCAACGCCTGGAAAGAGGAGACGGCGCAGGGCATCTGTCTGCACTTACGCAGCAGCCAACGTCACCTTAACTCTGCTTCCGCGCAGCAGGTATTAACCGAGGCGTTAAGCAACGCCAGCGGTAAGTCGGTTGAATTGACTATCATTGAAGATGATAATCCTGCGATATTGACGCCTCTGGAGTGGCGTCAAAAGATTTATGAAGAAAAACTGACGCAGGCGCGTCAGGCCATCATTGCGGATAGCCATATTCAGACGCTGCGTCGTTTTTTTGACGCCGATCTGGATGAGGAGAGTATTCGCCCCGTTTGA
- a CDS encoding YbaB/EbfC family nucleoid-associated protein, with amino-acid sequence MFGKGGLGNLMKQAQQMQDKMQQVQQEIAEMEVTGESGAGLVKVTINGAHNCRRVEVDPSLLEDDKDMLEDLVAAAFNDAARRIAEAQQEKMSSVSAGMQLPPGFKMPF; translated from the coding sequence ATGTTTGGTAAAGGCGGTTTGGGTAACCTGATGAAACAGGCCCAGCAGATGCAGGACAAAATGCAGCAGGTACAGCAAGAGATCGCTGAAATGGAAGTGACCGGCGAATCTGGTGCGGGCCTGGTGAAAGTTACTATTAACGGTGCGCACAACTGCCGCCGCGTAGAGGTGGATCCCAGCCTGCTGGAAGATGACAAAGATATGCTGGAAGATCTGGTTGCGGCGGCGTTTAACGATGCAGCACGCCGTATCGCCGAAGCGCAGCAGGAGAAAATGTCTTCCGTTTCCGCCGGCATGCAGCTGCCGCCGGGCTTTAAGATGCCGTTCTGA
- the recR gene encoding recombination mediator RecR yields MQTSPLLESLMEALRCLPGVGPKSAQRMAFQLLQRDRSGGMRLAQALTRAMSEIGHCTDCHTFTEQEICTICANPRRQQNGQICVVESPADIHAIEQTGQFAGRYFVLMGHLSPLDGIGPHDIGLDRLEQRLEKEAIQEVILATNPTVEGEATANYIAGLCAQYGVDASRIAHGVPVGGELEMVDGTTLSHSLAGRHKIKY; encoded by the coding sequence ATGCAAACCAGCCCTTTGCTGGAGTCGCTAATGGAAGCGCTGCGCTGCTTGCCGGGCGTTGGCCCGAAATCAGCGCAGCGTATGGCGTTTCAGCTGTTGCAGCGCGATCGCAGCGGAGGCATGCGCCTGGCTCAGGCGCTTACGCGCGCTATGTCAGAAATTGGTCACTGTACGGACTGCCACACCTTTACCGAACAGGAAATCTGCACCATCTGCGCGAACCCGCGTCGCCAGCAAAACGGGCAAATTTGTGTGGTAGAGAGTCCAGCGGATATCCACGCCATTGAGCAAACCGGACAGTTTGCCGGACGCTACTTTGTGCTGATGGGGCATCTTTCACCGCTGGACGGCATCGGCCCGCATGATATTGGGCTGGATCGTCTGGAGCAGCGGCTGGAAAAAGAGGCGATTCAGGAAGTGATCCTGGCGACCAATCCCACAGTGGAAGGGGAAGCCACGGCTAACTATATCGCCGGGCTCTGCGCGCAGTACGGCGTAGACGCCAGCCGTATCGCGCACGGCGTGCCGGTGGGCGGCGAGCTGGAAATGGTTGATGGCACCACGCTGTCGCATTCGCTTGCCGGGCGCCACAAGATTAAATACTGA